CTTCACTGTCAGGCCCTCCAGCGCTTTTCGGAGTTGGACAGCCGCCTCCACTTTTCGGCATATACCTTCCCCCCTAAACTGACAAATAATTGTACTTGTTCTTCTATTCTTGAAATGGCCGGCTATTTAAGATATATTCGTAATGGATAAAAAGGTAAATTGGAGGCCTGCTAATGTCTAATCGTTATGCAATCATTTTAGCAGCCGGTCAGGGAACAAGAATGAAGTCTAAATTGTACAAAGTTCTTCACCCTGTATGCGGCAAGCCAATGGTACAGCATGTAATTGACCAGGTGAAAAGTCTTGATATAAACGAAATCGTGACCATTGTCGGTCATGGAGCAGAAAAAGTGAAAGAGCAGCTTGGTGAAGTGAGCCAGTATGCCCTGCAGGCAGAACAGCTGGGTACAGCTCATGCTGTGCAGCAGGCAGGAGACATGCTCGCTGATAAAGAAGGGGTCACAATCGTCGTTTGCGGTGATACTCCTTTGATCAAAGGTGAAACAATGGAAGCCCTTTTCAAACATCATGAAGAGACAAGCGCAAAAGCAACCATCCTCACTGCAAGAGCTGAAGATCCGACTGGCTACGGCCGTATCGTCCGGAACTCTGAAGGCTTTGTCGAGAAAATCGTCGAACATAAGGATGCGAATGAGCAGGAAAGAAGCATCAATGAGATCAATACAGGTACATATTGCTTCGACAACAAAATGTTATTCGAGGCAATCCAGAATGTATCAAATGATAATGTCCAGGGTGAGTACTATCTTCCAGATGTTATTGAAATTTTGAAAAATCAGGGCGAGATTGTATCTGCGTATGTGACAGATAACTTCGCAGAGACACTCGGCGTCAATGACCGCGTTGCTCTTGCACAAGCGGAACGCACGATGAAAAATCGGATCAATGAGTATCATATGCGCAATGGCGTATCAATCATTGACCCTGATAACACGTATATTGGACCAGACGTGAAGGTTGGACAAGATACGGTTATTTTCCCGGGAACAACTCTTTCTGGCGCCACAGTCATCGGTTCTGATTGCCAGATTGGACCTAATACGGAAATCAGCAACTGCGAGATTGGCAATAATACAGTTATCCGCCAATCAGCGGCTTTTGACAGCAAGATTGGCTCCGAAGTCAACATTGGGCCTTTCGCGCATATCAGGCCTGATTCTGATATTCATGATGAAGTGAAGATCGGCAATTTTGTCGAAATTAAGAAAGCGGTATTTGGCAAAGGAAGCAAAGCTTCCCACCTTAGCTATATCGGTGATGCAGAAGTCGGTGCTGATGTGAATATCGGCTGCGGCTCGATCACAGTGAATTATGATGGCAAAAACAAGTTCCTGACGAAGATTGAAGACGGTGTATTCATTGGCTGTAATTCAAATCTTGTTGCACCAGTGACGATTGGAAAAGGCGCGTATGTAGCAGCCGGCTCCACGATCACTGAAGATGTTCCAGGTGAGGCACTGGCGCTTGCACGTGCTCGTCAAGTCAACAAAGAAGATTATGTAGGGAAAATGAACGTAAAGAAATAAGAGTCTTGGAGGTCCAAAATGTCAAACCAGTATCTTGACCCAAATTTGAAGGTTTTTTCACTTAACTCAAATGTTGAACTTGCCCAGGAAATCGCAAAGGTAATCGGGGTAGAGCTAGGTAAATGCTCTGTATCCCAGTTCAGCGACGGAGAAATCCAGATTAACATTGAAGAAAGCATCCGTGGCTGTGATGTATATGTCATCCAGTCGACTAGCTCTCCAGTTAATGAAAACATCATGGAATTGCTTATTATGATCGACGCATTGAAGCGCGCATCTGCTAAAACAATCAATATTGTTATGCCATATTACGGCTATGCAAGGCAGGACCGCAAAGCCCGTGCTCGTGAGCCAATCACAGCCAAGCTTGTGGCAAATCTGCTTGAGACAGCTGGCGCTACCCGCGTGATCACGCTTGACCTTCACGCTCCGCAAATTCAAGGATTCTTCGATATTCCAATCGACCACTTGATGGGTGTGCCAATCCTTGCTGATCACTTCAAGAGCAAGGAATTGAACGGAGACGTTGTCATTGTATCTCCTGACCATGGCGGTGTTACACGTGCAAGGAAGATGGCTGAAAGATTGAAAGCGCCAATCGCGATCATCGATAAGCGTCGTCCAAAGCCAAATGTGGCGGAAGTCATGAACATCGTTGGTAATATTGAAGGCAAGGTTGCCATCTTGATTGACGATATTATTGATACTGCAGGAACGATTACATTGGCTGCCAATGCATTGGTTGAAAATGGCGCACTAGAAGTATACGCTTGCTGTACGCACCCTGTATTGTCAGGTCCAGCCATTGAGCGTATCGAAAACTCCAAGATTAAAGAACTGGTTGTGACAAATTCAATCGCGCTTGCTGAAGAAAAGCGCGTTGAAAAAATCCACCAGCTGTCAGTTGCCCCATTGATTGGGGAAGCGATCATCCGCGTCCACGAAGAGCAATCTGTCAGCACATTGTTTGATTGATTTTTATAAGAAAATTCAGGCTTGCCATGCGGCAAGCCTACTCTTGTTTCTAGTTGCTTAAAATATAGCAGGTTGAGACCATGGCGCATGTGCTTTTTACATACCTTACCGTTGAAAAGGCTGGGGCTGTCAAAAAAGCTGGTTATTGTGACAGGTTCCAAGGAAACAGGGCCAAAGCTGTCAAGAAAAGCTGATTATTGTGACAGGGTTTGACGATACGGGATCAAAGCTGTCAAGAAAAGCTGGATATTGTGACAGGTTTCAAGGAAACAGGGCCAAAGCTGTCAAGAAAAGCTCGCTATTGTGACAGGTTTCAAGGAAACAGGGCCAAAGCTGTCAAGAAAAGCTCGCTATTGTGACAGGTTACAAGGAAACAGAGCCAAAGCTGTCAAGAAAAGCTCGTTATTGTGACAGGTTACAAGGAAACAGAGCCAAAGCTGTCAAGAAAAGCTCGTTATTGTGACAGGTTTCAGGGAAACAGAGCCAAAGCTGTCAAAAAAAGCTGGTTATTGTGACAGGTTTCAAGGAAACAGAGCTAAAGCTGTCAAGAAAAGCTCGCTATTGTGACAGGTTCCAAGGAAACAGGGTCAAAGCTGTCAAGAAAAGCTAGTTATTATGACAGGGTTTGACGATACGGGATCAAAGCTGTCAAGAAAAGGATGTTATTGTGACAGGTTCCAAGGAAACAGGGTCAAAGCTGTCAAAAACCCCTTAGCAATTTCCGAGGAAAATGAAGAGCTGGAACGATGGTCAACAGCTGTGTTTAACAGAGACATCCATGCTAATAAAAATTTGTACTAAGGCACATCTCACAAAAAGTATAACGTTTAGACCTTCCTATTTTGGGGCATTTTTTATATAGACAAGAACTTACGAAATAGGAAGGGGACAAAACCATGAGTGCAACATTGAAAGCAACTGAGCGAACAGGTACTCAACGTTCTGCCTTGAGGAAATTACGCCAGGAGGGCAATATTCCGGCAGTGGTCTATGGAAGGAAGACTGATAGCAAATCGATCTATGTTGACAGCATCGAGTTTGTGAAGACCATCCGTGAAAATGGACGTAATGGAGTCATTTCTCTTGATGTTGGCGGCAGCCAGCATAGTGTCATGCTGACTGATTACCAGGAAGACCATATCAAGAAGGAAATCCTTCATGCTGATTTCCTTGTGGTCGATAAAAGCTCCAAGGTACATGCAAGCGTCCGTTTGAACATCGTTGGCGATGCAGCTGGTGTCAAGGATGGCGGCGTCCTTCAGCAGCCAATCCACGAGGTGAACATCACAGCGACTCCAGGAAATATCCCTGAGAGCATTGATGTGGATGTCACGAACCTGCAAGTTAATGAAAACCTGACACTTGCTGATATCAAAACAGGGAATTATGAAATAAACGATGACGAAAACACGGTAGTCGTTTCGATCCTTCCTCCTAAAGTGGAAGAAGAAATCAATTCCGGTGAAGAACAAGAACCAGGAGAGCCTGAGAATGAAGAAGGAAGAGAAACAGAAGCGAGCGGAGAATAAAGCAGTACGAGACGTAGCCTGAAAAAGGTTACGTCTTTTGCGGTTTTCATGTACATTAGATATATAGATGTTCTTTCAGTCCTCCCATGAATTAAGGGAGTATGGCGATGGGAAGAAATGATATGTGTTTGGTTAGGGGTGTGGAAAGTGAAGTTATTTGTTGGACTTGGGAATCCAGGGAGGCAATACGATAAAACAAGGCATAACATCGGCTTTGAAGTCATCGATGAGTTATCAAAGCGCTGGAATATCCCGTTGGATCAGGCAAAGCATAAAGGTTTATATGGAAAAGGATTCGTTGGCGGTGAAAAGGTCATCTTGCTCAAGCCTTTAACGTATATGAACCTTTCTGGTGAATCAATCAGGGCTGTTATGGATTTTTATGATATCGATCTCGAGGATTTGGTCGTGATCTATGACGATCTCGATATGCCTACCGGCAGGATCAGATTGCGCCAAAAAGGCAGCGCAGGCGGCCATAATGGGATTAAGTCGACGATTGCCCATACTGGGACACAGGAATTCAAGCGAATCAGGGTAGGCATCAGCCGGCCGACAAATGGGATGGCGATAACGGATTGGGTACTTGGCCGTTTTACTGCCGAAGAAAATGAAAAGATGGCCGAGGCTGTCATGAAATCTGCCGATGCTTGTGAAGAATGGATGAAAAGGCCTTTCTTAGAAGTGATGAACACATTCAATCAATAATGTAATTTAGAAAGAAAAACGAATTAAACATGCCAATCTCTTGATCAAGTAATATAATGTAAAAAAAGAAACATACAATAGGCTAAGTGCATAAGTTCCTGCCAAAGAGTCAATAATGTATAATGACTTATTTTGGGAGGGACGGGCATGGCTATACATTATCATTGCCGTCATTGCGGCATAAATATCGGCTCACTGGACAGATTGTCTGTCCACAGTGAAAGTTTAGGGCTGCATAAGCTGACCGAGGAAGAGCGCCAGGAGATGGTATCTTACGCAGGAAATGGTGACATCAATATAAAAACAATCTGTGAAGACTGTCAGGAAGCCCTGGAACGCAACCCGGACTTCCACCAGCATGACTACCTGATTCACTGAAAAGCTTTGGATTCCATATCCAAAGCATTTTTCTGTTTGTATATTGGCCGTATTTTCAAAAGTAAAGATTAGCATTTTTTTATAGAGAGGGAGAGGTTTGGATGCAGGGGCTGAAAGCTCTATTTAGTCATCAGGATGATGTCCAATCTGTTATTTCCGGAATGGATGAGGGGCTCAGGGAACAGCTCGTCGCAGGCCTGTCTGGTTCGGCAAGGACGGTCTTTTTAGCCGCCATCTACGAACAGACGAAGCGACCCGTCCTGATCGTGACACATAATTTATTGCAAGCGCAAAAACAATATGATGATCTTGTGAATTTAATAGGGGAAAATGATGTCTATCTTTACCCGGCAAATGAATTGATTGCCGCTGAAATAAGTATTTCAAGTCCAGAACTGAAGGCACAAAGGATAGAAGCTCTGAATCATTGGACTAAGAAAAGTTCGGGTATCGTGATTGTCCCGATGGCCGGCTTAAGGAAGCTGCTTCCGCCGAAGGATTTATGGGCAAAATTCCAGCTGACTTTCAAGCTTGGCGAAGAAATCGATCTCGATTCGGTTCTCAACCGGTTTGTCAGCATGGGATATGTCAGGGCAGGAATGGTATCGGCTCCTGGTGAATTCAGCGTCCGCGGCGGTATTATCGATATCTACCCGCTGACATCCGCAGATCCGATCAGGATTGAGTTATTTGATGCGGAGGTCGATTCCATCAGGACATTCTCGCTAGAGGATCAGCGTTCGAAGGAAAAAATGAAAACGGTCGCCATTGGGCCGGCGACAGAACATCCAATCGAAAGTGAACAGCTGGATCGTTTGGTTACGGGGCTTGAAAGCGGACTCTCAAGCAGTTTAAAGAAGCTCAAGGATGATAAAGCAAAGACTTTGCTGTCACAAAATATTGGCTATGAATTGGAACAGCTCCGCAATGGACAAATACCTGACCAACTTTTCAAGTATCTATCTATAGCCTACGAAAAGCCTCAAAGTTTAATAGATTACTTGCCGTCAAAAGGTTTCCTGTTCATTGATGAAATAAGCAGAGTACAGGAAATGAATGAGTCACTTGGCAAGGAAGAAGCGGAATGGTATACGAGCCTCCTTGGTGAAGGCCAGATCACACATGACCTGAAAATTTCACACCAGCTTCCTGACTTGATGAGTAAAGCCGGAAAGCCGATTGTGTATTTATCGTTATTTTTAAGGCATGTTCCTAACACGAGTCCGCAAAACATCATCAATATATCCTGCAAACAGATGCAGAACTTCCACGGACAGATGCATGTGCTGAAAGGGGAAGTCGATCGCTGGCGCAAAGGAAACTATGCAGTCGTATTCCTTGGACCGGATGCTGAAAGAGTCAAAAAGCTTGAGCGGGTTCTGGAAGACTATGAAATCGATGCAGTAAAAGTAAGCGGTAAGCAGGAATTGCTGCCTGGGAAAGTACAGATCATCCAGGGCAGCCTGAATACGGGTTTTGAATTTCCGATCCAGAAGATTGCTGTGATTACGGAAGAAGAGCTTTTTAATAAGAAAACGAAAAAACCTGCAAGAAGGCAGAAGCTGTCAAATGCCGAGAGGATCAAGAGCTATTCTGAACTTAAGATTGGCGACTATGTTGTTCATGTGAACCATGGTATCGGTAAATACCTGGGCATTGAAACGCTCGTGATCAATGGCATCCATAAGGATTATCTCCATATCCGCTACCAGGGTACAGATAAGCTTTATGTCCCGGTCGAGCAGATTGACCTTGTCCAAAAATACGTTGGCTCAGAAGGAAAAGAGCCTAAGGTCTATAAGCTCGGCGGAAGCGATTGGAAACGGGTCAAGAGCAAGGTCCAGTCCTCTGTCCAGGATATTGCGGACGACTTGATCAAGCTTTACGCAGAGCGTGAGGCCAGCGTCGGGCATGCTTTCTCTCCTGATGGCGAGATGCAGCGGGACTTTGAATCTTCCTTCCCGTATCAGGAAACAGAAGATCAGGCTAGATCCATCCATGAAATCAAGCTCGATATGGAACGGGAGCGCCCGATGGATCGCCTGCTGTGTGGAGATGTTGGCTATGGTAAAACAGAGGTCGCAATCAGGGCTGCTTTCAAGGCGATTGCCGATGGTAAGCAGGTAGCCTTCCTGGTGCCAACAACCATCCTTGCGCAGCAGCATTATGAGACACTCAGGGAAAGGTTCCAGGACTTCCCGATTAACATCGGCTTGTTGAGCAGGTTCCGTACCCGCAAGCAGCAGACGGAGACGATCAAGGGGTTAAAAGCTGGAAGTGTGGATATTGTCGTCGGAACCCACAGGCTGTTATCAAAGGAGATCACCTACAGAGACCTTGGCCTGCTGATCATAGATGAAGAACAAAGATTTGGGGTTACCCATAAGGAAAAAATCAAGAAACTGAAAACAAATGTTGATGTCCTGACTTTGACAGCGACTCCTATTCCAAGGACGCTGCATATGTCGATGCTTGGTGTCAGGGACTTATCCGTCATCGAGACACCGCCAGAGAACCGCTTCCCTGTCCAGACATATGTAATGGAATACAACGGAGGGCTTGTCCGCGAGGCGATTGAACGCGAGCTTGCCAGGGACGGACAAGTATATTTCCTTTATAACCGTGTGGAAGACATCGAGCGGAAGGCGGAAGAAATTTCAATGCTTGTGCCGGATGCCCGTGTCACTTTTGCCCATGGCCGCATGACCGAAAATGAACTGGAATCGGTGATGCTTGGATTCCTTGAAGGTGAATATGATGTCCTTGTCAGCACCACGATCATTGAAACGGGTGTGGATATTCCGAATGTCAATACATTGATTGTTTATGATGCGGATAAAATGGGTCTCTCCCAGCTCTACCAGCTTAGAGGAAGGGTAGGTCGCTCCAACAGGGTTGCCTATGCTTACTTTACCTACCGGAAAGATAAAGTGCTCACCGAGGTTGCTGAAAAACGTCTCCAGGCCATCAAGGAGTTCACGGAGCTGGGCTCTGGATTCAAGATTGCGATGCGTGACCTATCAATCCGCGGTGCCGGTAACCTGTTAGGCGCCCAGCAGCATGGCTT
The window above is part of the Mesobacillus jeotgali genome. Proteins encoded here:
- a CDS encoding ribose-phosphate diphosphokinase, whose protein sequence is MSNQYLDPNLKVFSLNSNVELAQEIAKVIGVELGKCSVSQFSDGEIQINIEESIRGCDVYVIQSTSSPVNENIMELLIMIDALKRASAKTINIVMPYYGYARQDRKARAREPITAKLVANLLETAGATRVITLDLHAPQIQGFFDIPIDHLMGVPILADHFKSKELNGDVVIVSPDHGGVTRARKMAERLKAPIAIIDKRRPKPNVAEVMNIVGNIEGKVAILIDDIIDTAGTITLAANALVENGALEVYACCTHPVLSGPAIERIENSKIKELVVTNSIALAEEKRVEKIHQLSVAPLIGEAIIRVHEEQSVSTLFD
- a CDS encoding anti-sigma-F factor Fin family protein; protein product: MAIHYHCRHCGINIGSLDRLSVHSESLGLHKLTEEERQEMVSYAGNGDINIKTICEDCQEALERNPDFHQHDYLIH
- the glmU gene encoding bifunctional UDP-N-acetylglucosamine diphosphorylase/glucosamine-1-phosphate N-acetyltransferase GlmU; protein product: MSNRYAIILAAGQGTRMKSKLYKVLHPVCGKPMVQHVIDQVKSLDINEIVTIVGHGAEKVKEQLGEVSQYALQAEQLGTAHAVQQAGDMLADKEGVTIVVCGDTPLIKGETMEALFKHHEETSAKATILTARAEDPTGYGRIVRNSEGFVEKIVEHKDANEQERSINEINTGTYCFDNKMLFEAIQNVSNDNVQGEYYLPDVIEILKNQGEIVSAYVTDNFAETLGVNDRVALAQAERTMKNRINEYHMRNGVSIIDPDNTYIGPDVKVGQDTVIFPGTTLSGATVIGSDCQIGPNTEISNCEIGNNTVIRQSAAFDSKIGSEVNIGPFAHIRPDSDIHDEVKIGNFVEIKKAVFGKGSKASHLSYIGDAEVGADVNIGCGSITVNYDGKNKFLTKIEDGVFIGCNSNLVAPVTIGKGAYVAAGSTITEDVPGEALALARARQVNKEDYVGKMNVKK
- the pth gene encoding aminoacyl-tRNA hydrolase, producing the protein MKLFVGLGNPGRQYDKTRHNIGFEVIDELSKRWNIPLDQAKHKGLYGKGFVGGEKVILLKPLTYMNLSGESIRAVMDFYDIDLEDLVVIYDDLDMPTGRIRLRQKGSAGGHNGIKSTIAHTGTQEFKRIRVGISRPTNGMAITDWVLGRFTAEENEKMAEAVMKSADACEEWMKRPFLEVMNTFNQ
- a CDS encoding 50S ribosomal protein L25/general stress protein Ctc yields the protein MSATLKATERTGTQRSALRKLRQEGNIPAVVYGRKTDSKSIYVDSIEFVKTIRENGRNGVISLDVGGSQHSVMLTDYQEDHIKKEILHADFLVVDKSSKVHASVRLNIVGDAAGVKDGGVLQQPIHEVNITATPGNIPESIDVDVTNLQVNENLTLADIKTGNYEINDDENTVVVSILPPKVEEEINSGEEQEPGEPENEEGRETEASGE
- the mfd gene encoding transcription-repair coupling factor, coding for MQGLKALFSHQDDVQSVISGMDEGLREQLVAGLSGSARTVFLAAIYEQTKRPVLIVTHNLLQAQKQYDDLVNLIGENDVYLYPANELIAAEISISSPELKAQRIEALNHWTKKSSGIVIVPMAGLRKLLPPKDLWAKFQLTFKLGEEIDLDSVLNRFVSMGYVRAGMVSAPGEFSVRGGIIDIYPLTSADPIRIELFDAEVDSIRTFSLEDQRSKEKMKTVAIGPATEHPIESEQLDRLVTGLESGLSSSLKKLKDDKAKTLLSQNIGYELEQLRNGQIPDQLFKYLSIAYEKPQSLIDYLPSKGFLFIDEISRVQEMNESLGKEEAEWYTSLLGEGQITHDLKISHQLPDLMSKAGKPIVYLSLFLRHVPNTSPQNIINISCKQMQNFHGQMHVLKGEVDRWRKGNYAVVFLGPDAERVKKLERVLEDYEIDAVKVSGKQELLPGKVQIIQGSLNTGFEFPIQKIAVITEEELFNKKTKKPARRQKLSNAERIKSYSELKIGDYVVHVNHGIGKYLGIETLVINGIHKDYLHIRYQGTDKLYVPVEQIDLVQKYVGSEGKEPKVYKLGGSDWKRVKSKVQSSVQDIADDLIKLYAEREASVGHAFSPDGEMQRDFESSFPYQETEDQARSIHEIKLDMERERPMDRLLCGDVGYGKTEVAIRAAFKAIADGKQVAFLVPTTILAQQHYETLRERFQDFPINIGLLSRFRTRKQQTETIKGLKAGSVDIVVGTHRLLSKEITYRDLGLLIIDEEQRFGVTHKEKIKKLKTNVDVLTLTATPIPRTLHMSMLGVRDLSVIETPPENRFPVQTYVMEYNGGLVREAIERELARDGQVYFLYNRVEDIERKAEEISMLVPDARVTFAHGRMTENELESVMLGFLEGEYDVLVSTTIIETGVDIPNVNTLIVYDADKMGLSQLYQLRGRVGRSNRVAYAYFTYRKDKVLTEVAEKRLQAIKEFTELGSGFKIAMRDLSIRGAGNLLGAQQHGFIDSVGFDLYSQMLKEAIEERKPEKDQVRKPSIEIDLELDAYIPDSYISDGHQKIEMYKRFRGIESLRDVDELKEEITDRFGDYPAEVEALFKVAELKVYAITAGVESIKMAKQDVTILLTEDGSSRIDGQKVFKLSSQYRNAVGLGMEGNKLKMVVHTRGMKNDRWFEITFEMIRGLHDSQKEQENTVS